One part of the Canis lupus dingo isolate Sandy chromosome 14, ASM325472v2, whole genome shotgun sequence genome encodes these proteins:
- the TOMM7 gene encoding mitochondrial import receptor subunit TOM7 homolog isoform X2, whose product MVKLSKEAKQRLQQLFKGGQFAIRWGFIPLVIYLGFKRGADPGMPEPTVLSLLWG is encoded by the exons ATGGTGAAGCTGAGCAAAGAGGCCAAGCAAAGGCTGCAGCAGCTCTTTAAGGGCGGCCAGTTTGCCATCCGCTGGGGCTTTATTCCTCTCGTGATTTACCTGG GATTCAAGAGAGGTGCAGACCCTGGAATGCCCGAACCGACTGTTTTGAG